One segment of Parvularcula sp. IMCC14364 DNA contains the following:
- a CDS encoding threonine/serine dehydratase, giving the protein MVSFSDITAAAERLVPFITRTPLLESPRLNARLGGRLLVKAESLQKTGSFKFRGATNRISQLTPQERAAGVVAWSSGNHAQGVALAAMLHHVPATIVMPEDAPQVKINNTSSYGAEVVLYDRYGESREEIGTRIAREKGAIIVPPFDDPHIIAGQGTVGLELAVQAQEQGITLDDVVICFSGGGLSAGCAVALAALSPAAKLWVAEPTGFDDAGRSLRAGHPLQNAPGGKSICDALLQPTPGALTFPILSASGAGGVSASDEEALAAMKTAFEEFKLVLEPGGAIALACALSGRLDIKGRTICAVATGGNVDTDLFKQCL; this is encoded by the coding sequence ATGGTTAGCTTTTCAGACATTACCGCCGCCGCAGAGCGCCTTGTGCCATTTATTACCCGCACACCGCTTCTTGAGAGCCCGCGCCTGAATGCCCGGCTTGGGGGGCGACTGTTGGTCAAGGCCGAGTCTCTGCAGAAAACCGGCTCGTTCAAGTTTCGCGGTGCGACCAACAGGATCAGTCAGCTTACGCCGCAGGAGCGCGCGGCGGGTGTGGTCGCCTGGTCCTCCGGCAATCATGCGCAGGGCGTTGCGCTGGCGGCCATGCTGCACCATGTTCCCGCGACCATCGTTATGCCAGAAGATGCGCCGCAGGTGAAAATCAACAATACAAGTAGCTATGGCGCGGAGGTTGTTCTGTATGACCGCTATGGCGAAAGCCGCGAGGAAATCGGTACACGCATTGCCCGGGAAAAAGGCGCGATCATTGTGCCGCCCTTTGATGACCCGCATATTATCGCCGGGCAGGGCACCGTTGGTCTTGAGCTGGCGGTGCAGGCGCAAGAACAGGGCATCACGCTGGATGATGTCGTGATCTGTTTTTCCGGCGGTGGCCTGTCTGCCGGGTGCGCTGTCGCCCTGGCGGCGCTGAGCCCGGCCGCAAAACTCTGGGTGGCCGAGCCGACGGGGTTTGATGATGCCGGACGCTCCCTGCGGGCAGGCCATCCCCTGCAAAATGCGCCGGGCGGCAAGTCCATCTGCGATGCCCTGCTGCAACCAACGCCGGGGGCGCTCACCTTCCCGATCCTGAGCGCCTCTGGCGCGGGCGGGGTGAGTGCCAGCGACGAAGAAGCGCTGGCCGCCATGAAAACCGCGTTTGAGGAATTCAAGCTGGTGCTGGAGCCGGGCGGTGCTATCGCGCTTGCCTGTGCGCTGTCCGGCAGGCTGGATATAAAGGGCCGCACCATCTGTGCCGTTGCCACGGGCGGCAATGTGGATACTGATCTTTTCAAGCAGTGTCTTTGA